One genomic segment of Pseudorasbora parva isolate DD20220531a chromosome 6, ASM2467924v1, whole genome shotgun sequence includes these proteins:
- the LOC137079117 gene encoding WAP four-disulfide core domain protein 3-like, with product MAVRAHSTRGLASSVALLSGASLIEICDAAVNPGVCPVRHYTSEECTWIRFVSCTDDSDCAKNEKCCSNGCGLQCMAPATVKPGVCPSGNIDPAVCRRTRFRWMCDNDSDCAKNEKCCHNGCVLQCMAPVTVKPGVCPIRRYTAEECTWIRFVSCTDDSDCANNWKCCSNGCGLQCMAPATVKPGVCPRKRYTPKECDMIRYVMAPTTCVDDSDCVKNEKCCSDGCIRQCMAPLKVPFLDARMVSALPERNDAQPPEARQ from the exons atggccgtgagggctcactctacgaggggcttggcctcctcggtggccctcctttcgggagctTCGCTTATTGAGATTTGCGACGCGGCGG TAAATCCAGGAGTGTGTCCAGTCAGACATTATACATCAGAAGAATGTACCTGGATACGATTTGTGTCGTGTACCGATGACAGTGACTGTGCCAAGAATGAGAAATGCTGCAGCAATGGATGTGGACTTCAGTGTATGGCTCCAGCTACag TAAAGCCAGGAGTGTGTCCAAGTGGAAACATTGATCCAGCAGTGTGTCGCCGGACACGCTTCAGATGGATGTGTGACAATGACAGTGACTGTGCCAAGAATGAGAAATGCTGCCACAATGGATGTGTACTTCAGTGTATGGCTCCAGTTACAG TAAAGCCAGGAGTGTGTCCAATCAGACGTTATACAGCAGAAGAGTGTACCTGGATACGTTTTGTGTCGTGTACCGATGACAGTGACTGTGCCAACAATTGGAAATGTTGCAGCAATGGATGTGGACTTCAGTGTATGGCTCCAGCTACag tAAAGCCAGGAGTGTGTCCACGCAAACGTTATACACCAAAAGAGTGTGACATGATACGTTACGTGATGGCGCCGACAACGTGTGTTGATGACAGTGACTGTGTCAAGAATGAGAAATGCTGCAGCGATGGATGTATACGTCAGTGTATGGCTCCACTTAAAG